In Helianthus annuus cultivar XRQ/B chromosome 9, HanXRQr2.0-SUNRISE, whole genome shotgun sequence, the following are encoded in one genomic region:
- the LOC110878945 gene encoding splicing factor U2af large subunit B isoform X1, translating into MTDYEEIYEGNGEDVQTFAAGDSSPPAAANGGGATEEFSDSKSQRGSRDYERESSKSRSKDRERGRDKDSDRDRERDRDKDRERSRGRDRERSRDRDREKSRDRDRERDRDRHRDRHRERSERRERGGDRDDDDYHRSRDYDRRRDRDDRRSRHRSRSRSRAKSEHRSRSRSRSRSKSSKRVSGFDMAPPASAILAGAAAVTAGQVPGPTPAIPGMFQNMFPLASGQFGGLPVMPVQAMTQQATRHARRVYVGGLSPTANEQTVATFFSHVMSAIGGNTAGPGDAVVNVYINHEKKFAFVEMRSVEEASNAMALDGIIFEGAPVKVRRPSDYNPSLAATLGPSQPNPNLNLGAVGLNPGSAGGLEGPDRIFVGGLPYYFTEAQVRELLESFGALRGFDLVKDRETGNSKGYAFCVYQDLSVTDIACAALNGIKMGDKTLTVRRANQGQIQPKPEQESVLLHAQQQIALQRMMLQPGAIGTPPTRVLSLTQVVTEEELINDEDYEDILEDMKIECGKFGSLFNVVIPRPNPNGEPVAGVGKVFLEYADTESSTKARAGLNGRKFGGNQVVASFYPENKFNQGEYDG; encoded by the exons ATGACGGATTACGAAGAAATATACGAAGGTAACGGAGAAGATGTTCAAACCTTCGCCGCTGGAGATTCTTCACCACCGGCCGCTGCTAACGGCGGCGGCGCCACCGAAGAGTTTAGTGATTCCAAGTCACAG CGTGGTTCTCGTGACTATGAAAGAGAGTCCTCAAAAAGCAGGTCAAAGGACAGGGAGAGAGGGCGTGATAAAGACAGTGATAGGGACAGGGAGAGGGACAGAGACAAAGATAGGGAAAGAAGCAGAGGTAGAGACAGGGAAAGAAGTAGAGACCGGGACAGGGAAAAAAGCCGAGACCGGGACAGGGAAAGAGATCGTGATCGACATAGGGACCGTCACAGGGAACGGAGTGAGAGAAGGGAAAGGGGAGGAGATAGAGATGACGATGACTATCACAGGAGTCGCGATTATGACAG GCGGAGAGATAGAGATGATAGACGTAGTAGACATAGATCCCGTTCTCGCTCAAGAGCTAAATCTGAACATAGATCAAGGTCGCGGTCTCGTTCACGCTCCAAAAG CAGCAAAAGAGTTAGTGGCTTTGATATGGCCCCTCCAGCTTCTGCAATCTtggctggtgctgctgctgttaCCGCAG GTCAGGTTCCTGGGCCCACCCCAGCCATTCCTGGAATGTTTCAGAACATGTTTCCGTTGGCGAGTGGCCAG TTTGGAGGTCTTCCTGTTATGCCAGTTCAAGCAATGACTCAGCAG GCCACGAGACACGCAAGGCGGGTTTATGTTGGTGGACTTTCACCAACTGCTAATGAACAG ACTGTGGCAACCTTTTTCAGCCATGTTATGTCTGCAATTGGTGGAAATACTGCGGGTCCAG GTGATGCTGTTGTCAATGTATATATTAATCATGAAAAGAAGTTTGCTTTTGTGGAGATGAGATCCGTCGAGGAGGCCAGTAATGCAATGGCCTTGGATGGCATTATATTTGAG GGTGCGCCTGTGAAGGTTAGGAGACCAAGTGATTACAATCCCTCACTAGCTGCTACTCTTGGTCCAAGTCAACCTAATCCTAACCTAAATCTGGGTGCTGTTGGGCTAAACCCTGGTTCAGCTGGTGGGCTCGAGGGCCCTGACCGCATCTTTGTCGGTGGGCTTCCTTACTATTTCACTGAGGCTCAGGTTAGGGAGCTACTGGAGTCTTTTGGGGCTCTTCGAGGATTTGATCTTGTCAAAGACAGAGAAACGGGCAACTCAAAAGGTTATGCATTTTGTGTATATCAAGATTTATCTGTCACCGATATTGCTTGTGCAGCTCTTAATGGTATCAAAATGGGTGACAAAACCCTCACGGTTAGACGGGCTAACCAAGGTCAAATTCAACCCAAGCCTGAACAAGAAAGCGTACTCTTACATGCGCAACAACAAATCGCATTGCAG AGAATGATGTTGCAACCTGGGGCAATTGGCACACCTCCTACCAGGGTTCTATCTTTGACACAAGTGGTAACTGAAGAAGAGCTGATAAACGATGAGGATTATGAAGATATCTTGGAAGACATGAAAATAGAATGTGGAAAATTCG GTAGTTTATTCAACGTGGTGATCCCACGCCCAAATCCTAACGGTGAACCTGTAGCAGGAGTTGGCAAG GTTTTCTTGGAGTATGCAGACACAGAAAGTTCAACGAAAGCTCGGGCAGGATTGAATGGAAGGAAGTTTGGCGGGAATCAAGTGGTGGCGAGTTTTTACCCGGAGAATAAGTTCAATCAAGGAGAGTATGATGGATAA
- the LOC110878945 gene encoding splicing factor U2af large subunit B isoform X4 has translation MTDYEEIYEGNGEDVQTFAAGDSSPPAAANGGGATEEFSDSKSQRGSRDYERESSKSRSKDRERGRDKDSDRDRERDRDKDRERSRGRDRERSRDRDREKSRDRDRERDRDRHRDRHRERSERRERGGDRDDDDYHRSRDYDRRRDRDDRRSRHRSRSRSRAKSEHRSRSRSRSRSKSKRVSGFDMAPPASAILAGAAAGSYQNAWCYFGQVPGPTPAIPGMFQNMFPLASGQFGGLPVMPVQAMTQQATRHARRVYVGGLSPTANEQTVATFFSHVMSAIGGNTAGPGDAVVNVYINHEKKFAFVEMRSVEEASNAMALDGIIFEGAPVKVRRPSDYNPSLAATLGPSQPNPNLNLGAVGLNPGSAGGLEGPDRIFVGGLPYYFTEAQVRELLESFGALRGFDLVKDRETGNSKGYAFCVYQDLSVTDIACAALNGIKMGDKTLTVRRANQGQIQPKPEQESVLLHAQQQIALQRMMLQPGAIGTPPTRVLSLTQVVTEEELINDEDYEDILEDMKIECGKFGSLFNVVIPRPNPNGEPVAGVGKVFLEYADTESSTKARAGLNGRKFGGNQVVASFYPENKFNQGEYDG, from the exons ATGACGGATTACGAAGAAATATACGAAGGTAACGGAGAAGATGTTCAAACCTTCGCCGCTGGAGATTCTTCACCACCGGCCGCTGCTAACGGCGGCGGCGCCACCGAAGAGTTTAGTGATTCCAAGTCACAG CGTGGTTCTCGTGACTATGAAAGAGAGTCCTCAAAAAGCAGGTCAAAGGACAGGGAGAGAGGGCGTGATAAAGACAGTGATAGGGACAGGGAGAGGGACAGAGACAAAGATAGGGAAAGAAGCAGAGGTAGAGACAGGGAAAGAAGTAGAGACCGGGACAGGGAAAAAAGCCGAGACCGGGACAGGGAAAGAGATCGTGATCGACATAGGGACCGTCACAGGGAACGGAGTGAGAGAAGGGAAAGGGGAGGAGATAGAGATGACGATGACTATCACAGGAGTCGCGATTATGACAG GCGGAGAGATAGAGATGATAGACGTAGTAGACATAGATCCCGTTCTCGCTCAAGAGCTAAATCTGAACATAGATCAAGGTCGCGGTCTCGTTCACGCTCCAAAAG CAAAAGAGTTAGTGGCTTTGATATGGCCCCTCCAGCTTCTGCAATCTtggctggtgctgctgctg GGTCGTACCAAAATGCATGGTGTTATTTTG GTCAGGTTCCTGGGCCCACCCCAGCCATTCCTGGAATGTTTCAGAACATGTTTCCGTTGGCGAGTGGCCAG TTTGGAGGTCTTCCTGTTATGCCAGTTCAAGCAATGACTCAGCAG GCCACGAGACACGCAAGGCGGGTTTATGTTGGTGGACTTTCACCAACTGCTAATGAACAG ACTGTGGCAACCTTTTTCAGCCATGTTATGTCTGCAATTGGTGGAAATACTGCGGGTCCAG GTGATGCTGTTGTCAATGTATATATTAATCATGAAAAGAAGTTTGCTTTTGTGGAGATGAGATCCGTCGAGGAGGCCAGTAATGCAATGGCCTTGGATGGCATTATATTTGAG GGTGCGCCTGTGAAGGTTAGGAGACCAAGTGATTACAATCCCTCACTAGCTGCTACTCTTGGTCCAAGTCAACCTAATCCTAACCTAAATCTGGGTGCTGTTGGGCTAAACCCTGGTTCAGCTGGTGGGCTCGAGGGCCCTGACCGCATCTTTGTCGGTGGGCTTCCTTACTATTTCACTGAGGCTCAGGTTAGGGAGCTACTGGAGTCTTTTGGGGCTCTTCGAGGATTTGATCTTGTCAAAGACAGAGAAACGGGCAACTCAAAAGGTTATGCATTTTGTGTATATCAAGATTTATCTGTCACCGATATTGCTTGTGCAGCTCTTAATGGTATCAAAATGGGTGACAAAACCCTCACGGTTAGACGGGCTAACCAAGGTCAAATTCAACCCAAGCCTGAACAAGAAAGCGTACTCTTACATGCGCAACAACAAATCGCATTGCAG AGAATGATGTTGCAACCTGGGGCAATTGGCACACCTCCTACCAGGGTTCTATCTTTGACACAAGTGGTAACTGAAGAAGAGCTGATAAACGATGAGGATTATGAAGATATCTTGGAAGACATGAAAATAGAATGTGGAAAATTCG GTAGTTTATTCAACGTGGTGATCCCACGCCCAAATCCTAACGGTGAACCTGTAGCAGGAGTTGGCAAG GTTTTCTTGGAGTATGCAGACACAGAAAGTTCAACGAAAGCTCGGGCAGGATTGAATGGAAGGAAGTTTGGCGGGAATCAAGTGGTGGCGAGTTTTTACCCGGAGAATAAGTTCAATCAAGGAGAGTATGATGGATAA
- the LOC110878945 gene encoding splicing factor U2af large subunit B isoform X2: MTDYEEIYEGNGEDVQTFAAGDSSPPAAANGGGATEEFSDSKSQRGSRDYERESSKSRSKDRERGRDKDSDRDRERDRDKDRERSRGRDRERSRDRDREKSRDRDRERDRDRHRDRHRERSERRERGGDRDDDDYHRSRDYDRRRDRDDRRSRHRSRSRSRAKSEHRSRSRSRSRSKSKRVSGFDMAPPASAILAGAAAVTAGQVPGPTPAIPGMFQNMFPLASGQFGGLPVMPVQAMTQQATRHARRVYVGGLSPTANEQTVATFFSHVMSAIGGNTAGPGDAVVNVYINHEKKFAFVEMRSVEEASNAMALDGIIFEGAPVKVRRPSDYNPSLAATLGPSQPNPNLNLGAVGLNPGSAGGLEGPDRIFVGGLPYYFTEAQVRELLESFGALRGFDLVKDRETGNSKGYAFCVYQDLSVTDIACAALNGIKMGDKTLTVRRANQGQIQPKPEQESVLLHAQQQIALQRMMLQPGAIGTPPTRVLSLTQVVTEEELINDEDYEDILEDMKIECGKFGSLFNVVIPRPNPNGEPVAGVGKVFLEYADTESSTKARAGLNGRKFGGNQVVASFYPENKFNQGEYDG, from the exons ATGACGGATTACGAAGAAATATACGAAGGTAACGGAGAAGATGTTCAAACCTTCGCCGCTGGAGATTCTTCACCACCGGCCGCTGCTAACGGCGGCGGCGCCACCGAAGAGTTTAGTGATTCCAAGTCACAG CGTGGTTCTCGTGACTATGAAAGAGAGTCCTCAAAAAGCAGGTCAAAGGACAGGGAGAGAGGGCGTGATAAAGACAGTGATAGGGACAGGGAGAGGGACAGAGACAAAGATAGGGAAAGAAGCAGAGGTAGAGACAGGGAAAGAAGTAGAGACCGGGACAGGGAAAAAAGCCGAGACCGGGACAGGGAAAGAGATCGTGATCGACATAGGGACCGTCACAGGGAACGGAGTGAGAGAAGGGAAAGGGGAGGAGATAGAGATGACGATGACTATCACAGGAGTCGCGATTATGACAG GCGGAGAGATAGAGATGATAGACGTAGTAGACATAGATCCCGTTCTCGCTCAAGAGCTAAATCTGAACATAGATCAAGGTCGCGGTCTCGTTCACGCTCCAAAAG CAAAAGAGTTAGTGGCTTTGATATGGCCCCTCCAGCTTCTGCAATCTtggctggtgctgctgctgttaCCGCAG GTCAGGTTCCTGGGCCCACCCCAGCCATTCCTGGAATGTTTCAGAACATGTTTCCGTTGGCGAGTGGCCAG TTTGGAGGTCTTCCTGTTATGCCAGTTCAAGCAATGACTCAGCAG GCCACGAGACACGCAAGGCGGGTTTATGTTGGTGGACTTTCACCAACTGCTAATGAACAG ACTGTGGCAACCTTTTTCAGCCATGTTATGTCTGCAATTGGTGGAAATACTGCGGGTCCAG GTGATGCTGTTGTCAATGTATATATTAATCATGAAAAGAAGTTTGCTTTTGTGGAGATGAGATCCGTCGAGGAGGCCAGTAATGCAATGGCCTTGGATGGCATTATATTTGAG GGTGCGCCTGTGAAGGTTAGGAGACCAAGTGATTACAATCCCTCACTAGCTGCTACTCTTGGTCCAAGTCAACCTAATCCTAACCTAAATCTGGGTGCTGTTGGGCTAAACCCTGGTTCAGCTGGTGGGCTCGAGGGCCCTGACCGCATCTTTGTCGGTGGGCTTCCTTACTATTTCACTGAGGCTCAGGTTAGGGAGCTACTGGAGTCTTTTGGGGCTCTTCGAGGATTTGATCTTGTCAAAGACAGAGAAACGGGCAACTCAAAAGGTTATGCATTTTGTGTATATCAAGATTTATCTGTCACCGATATTGCTTGTGCAGCTCTTAATGGTATCAAAATGGGTGACAAAACCCTCACGGTTAGACGGGCTAACCAAGGTCAAATTCAACCCAAGCCTGAACAAGAAAGCGTACTCTTACATGCGCAACAACAAATCGCATTGCAG AGAATGATGTTGCAACCTGGGGCAATTGGCACACCTCCTACCAGGGTTCTATCTTTGACACAAGTGGTAACTGAAGAAGAGCTGATAAACGATGAGGATTATGAAGATATCTTGGAAGACATGAAAATAGAATGTGGAAAATTCG GTAGTTTATTCAACGTGGTGATCCCACGCCCAAATCCTAACGGTGAACCTGTAGCAGGAGTTGGCAAG GTTTTCTTGGAGTATGCAGACACAGAAAGTTCAACGAAAGCTCGGGCAGGATTGAATGGAAGGAAGTTTGGCGGGAATCAAGTGGTGGCGAGTTTTTACCCGGAGAATAAGTTCAATCAAGGAGAGTATGATGGATAA
- the LOC110878945 gene encoding splicing factor U2af large subunit B isoform X3, translating into MFQNMFPLASGQFGGLPVMPVQAMTQQATRHARRVYVGGLSPTANEQTVATFFSHVMSAIGGNTAGPGDAVVNVYINHEKKFAFVEMRSVEEASNAMALDGIIFEGAPVKVRRPSDYNPSLAATLGPSQPNPNLNLGAVGLNPGSAGGLEGPDRIFVGGLPYYFTEAQVRELLESFGALRGFDLVKDRETGNSKGYAFCVYQDLSVTDIACAALNGIKMGDKTLTVRRANQGQIQPKPEQESVLLHAQQQIALQRMMLQPGAIGTPPTRVLSLTQVVTEEELINDEDYEDILEDMKIECGKFGSLFNVVIPRPNPNGEPVAGVGKVFLEYADTESSTKARAGLNGRKFGGNQVVASFYPENKFNQGEYDG; encoded by the exons ATGTTTCAGAACATGTTTCCGTTGGCGAGTGGCCAG TTTGGAGGTCTTCCTGTTATGCCAGTTCAAGCAATGACTCAGCAG GCCACGAGACACGCAAGGCGGGTTTATGTTGGTGGACTTTCACCAACTGCTAATGAACAG ACTGTGGCAACCTTTTTCAGCCATGTTATGTCTGCAATTGGTGGAAATACTGCGGGTCCAG GTGATGCTGTTGTCAATGTATATATTAATCATGAAAAGAAGTTTGCTTTTGTGGAGATGAGATCCGTCGAGGAGGCCAGTAATGCAATGGCCTTGGATGGCATTATATTTGAG GGTGCGCCTGTGAAGGTTAGGAGACCAAGTGATTACAATCCCTCACTAGCTGCTACTCTTGGTCCAAGTCAACCTAATCCTAACCTAAATCTGGGTGCTGTTGGGCTAAACCCTGGTTCAGCTGGTGGGCTCGAGGGCCCTGACCGCATCTTTGTCGGTGGGCTTCCTTACTATTTCACTGAGGCTCAGGTTAGGGAGCTACTGGAGTCTTTTGGGGCTCTTCGAGGATTTGATCTTGTCAAAGACAGAGAAACGGGCAACTCAAAAGGTTATGCATTTTGTGTATATCAAGATTTATCTGTCACCGATATTGCTTGTGCAGCTCTTAATGGTATCAAAATGGGTGACAAAACCCTCACGGTTAGACGGGCTAACCAAGGTCAAATTCAACCCAAGCCTGAACAAGAAAGCGTACTCTTACATGCGCAACAACAAATCGCATTGCAG AGAATGATGTTGCAACCTGGGGCAATTGGCACACCTCCTACCAGGGTTCTATCTTTGACACAAGTGGTAACTGAAGAAGAGCTGATAAACGATGAGGATTATGAAGATATCTTGGAAGACATGAAAATAGAATGTGGAAAATTCG GTAGTTTATTCAACGTGGTGATCCCACGCCCAAATCCTAACGGTGAACCTGTAGCAGGAGTTGGCAAG GTTTTCTTGGAGTATGCAGACACAGAAAGTTCAACGAAAGCTCGGGCAGGATTGAATGGAAGGAAGTTTGGCGGGAATCAAGTGGTGGCGAGTTTTTACCCGGAGAATAAGTTCAATCAAGGAGAGTATGATGGATAA